From Carya illinoinensis cultivar Pawnee chromosome 5, C.illinoinensisPawnee_v1, whole genome shotgun sequence, one genomic window encodes:
- the LOC122309124 gene encoding uncharacterized protein LOC122309124: MSTATSSSSLGNRTLVNNPICTCGQPASLRTSTTMTNPGRSFFGCPKYNKQGLPHCNYFKWADISEEIEIERMKIEILRLRNEQELRRREEEILKRELEVHNDRLDIQKQRADIRHERTLLRIYCVILILILLYFVRS, from the exons ATGTCAAcagcaacttcttcatcttctcttgGTAACCGTACTTTGGTGAACAACCCAATATGCACTTGTGGCCAACCCGCTTCACTTAGAACTTCAACTACGATGACAAATCCGGGACGATCATTCTTTGGGTGTCCAAAGTATAATAAACAG GGATTACCACATTGCAACTACTTCAAATGGGCAGATATCAGTGAGGAAATAGAAATAGAACGTATGAAGATCGAAATTCTGAGGTTAAGAAATGAGCAAGAGCttcgaagaagagaggaagagattttgaagaggGAGTTGGAAGTCCACAATGATCGACTGGATATTCAAAAGCAACGAGCAGACATCCGACATGAACGCACACTTCTTCGTATCTATtgtgtgattttaattttaattttattgtacttCGTACGATCATAG
- the LOC122310575 gene encoding F-box/LRR-repeat protein 10-like has product MGTSEHPEKSLELLPPALLATIMTKLDVGSICCAASTCTAFRACASQILSFLPTFHLLDVAPSVDLLRPLLQPPNPHLKNLKIDCDRLNDSAIELLLRPPLHELCLHNCSGFSGKLLSEIGRRCPDLRSLCLGSVAEKGGQTIDISDLKDLLCGCTQLEALILMFDVSLFLHHNFARVWALASEKLTSLEIEYIPSETVIEMVSPNLGPHQSNHVRPSILSNIQKLCLSVDYITDAMVGTISRGLVSLTHLDLSDAPLIEPEIALDLTNYGLQQLNQYGKLRHLSLVRRLEFIVTNFRRVNDLGVLFMADKCAKMESICLGGFCRVTDTGFKTILHSCSRLHKLQVSLGTQLTDLVFHDISATSLSLTHVSLIFCNLLTNRAVMNLVSNKDLRILDLRNCKNLGDEALRAISTLPQLKTLRLDGSDISDMGLTYLRPGVIGSLVRLSIRGCRRLTDKCISALFDGSCKMKLRELDLSNIPNLSDNGILLLARSRVPFSELRMQFCPLIGDKAVMALASMQVYEDRWHGSSLRLLDLYKCDGITELAFRWLKKPYFPRLRWLGVRGSLNRNLVDALARNRPYLHVECHGGKLGVNRWDCTDGSQVLDYDEAHDYEEVDELEQWLLEGEIEHDDEEMGDDEEMGDAENNAEPME; this is encoded by the exons ATGGGGACCAGCGAGCACCCGGAGAAGAGCCTGGAGCTCCTGCCACCGGCACTACTCGCCACCATCATGACGAAACTCGACGTGGGATCGATCTGCTGCGCCGCGTCCACGTGTACCGCCTTCAGGGCCTGCGCCTCTCAGATCCTCTCCTTCCTACCCACCTTCCACCTCCTC GATGTTGCTCCTTCAGTGGATTTGCTGCGGCCTTTGTTGCAGCCGCCAAACCCTCACCTGAAGAACTTGAAAATTGACTGCGATCGCCTTAACGATTCGGCAATCGAGCTCTTGCTTCGTCCTCCATTGCACGAGCTTTGCCTGCACAATTGCTCCGGTTTTAGCGGGAAACTGCTTTCTGAGATCGGCAGGCGATGCCCGGATCTAAg GTCTCTCTGCTTGGGTTCAGTGGCCGAAAAAGGAGGGCAGACGATTGATATTTCTGATCTGAAGGATTTGCTCTGCGGTTGCACTCAGCTAGAA GCACTGATCCTGATGTTTGATGTTTCGTTATTTCTTCATCATAATTTTGCTCGAGTTTGGGCTTTGGCATctgaaaaactcacttctcttgAGATCGAGTACATTCCTTCAGAAACAGTGATTGAGATGGTTAGCCCAAATTTGGGACCCCATCAGTCAAATCATGTTCGACCATCCATATTGTCAAACATTCAGAAATTGTGCCTATCAGTAGACTATATAACCGACGCTATGGTTGGTACAATATCTCGAGGTCTAGTCTCCTTGACCCATTTGGATCTTTCAGATGCACCATTAATTGAACCAGAAATCGCACTTGACTTGACCAACTATGGCCTTCAACAACTCAATCAATATGGGAAATTGAGACATCTCTCATTGGTCCGACGCCTGGAGTTCATCGTTACCAATTTTAGACGAGTCAACGATCTTGGAGTCCTCTTCATGGCTGATAAATGTGCAAAGATGGAAAGCATATGTCTTGGTGGCTTTTGTCGAGTTACTGACACAGGTTTCAAAACAATCTTGCATTCATGCTCTAGGCTACACAAGCTTCAGGTGTCTCTGGGGACCCAGTTAACTGATCTAGTTTTTCATGATATCTCTGCAACTTCCCTTTCTTTGACACATGTTAGCTTGATATTTTGCAATCTTCTAACCAATCGGGCAGTCATGAATTTGGTATCCAACAAGGATCTTAGAATTCTTGACCTGAGAAATTGCAAAAACCTTGGGGATGAAGCACTTCGAGCCATCAGCACTCTTCCTCAATTGAAGACTTTGCGGTTGGATGGCTCAGATATAAGTGATATGGGATTGACATATTTAAGACCAGGGGTTATTGGTTCACTTGTTAGATTGTCCATTCGAGGTTGCAGGCGACTCACTGATAAATGCATTTCAGCATTATTTGATGGTTCTTGTAAGATGAAGTTGCGAGAATTGGACCTATCAAATATTCCTAACCTTTCTGATAACGGAATTTTGCTACTGGCAAGAAGTCGGGTTCCATTCTCTGAACTCCGAATGCAGTTTTGCCCACTCATCGGTGACAAAGCTGTCATGGCATTGGCCTCGATGCAGGTTTATGAGGACCGATGGCATGGTAGTAGCTTGAGGTTGCTGGATCTATATAAATGTGATGGCATCACAGAACTTGCATTCCGTTGGTTGAAGAAACCGTACTTTCCAAGGCTGAGATGGCTGGGCGTCAGGGGAAGTCTTAATAGGAATTTGGTAGATGCTTTAGCTAGGAATAGACCATATTTGCATGTGGAATGCCATGGTGGCAAGTTGGGGGTTAATCGATGGGATTGCACCGATGGTTCACAGGTGCTTGACTATGATGAGGCACATGACTATGAGGAGGTGGACGAACTCGAACAGTGGCTTCTCGAAGGCGAGATTGAGCATGATGATGAAGAGATGGGGGATGATGAAGAGATGGGGGATGCTGAGAACAATGCTGAACCAATGGAATAA
- the LOC122310065 gene encoding protein FAR1-RELATED SEQUENCE 5-like: MEKGKGKEHASPITPLATNPSMNPSTQVIPRPFYTYLSTSPTTNASTNPTTQVIPISFYPDFSSYMHGGHAPMPHALLPPFLPCPNANLSSWTCQENLMPEFQSSAPPSLIGTPSASSSRVEEIQEPTPDSREVEIFSTSSESEDNNEAEIENTMHNEGVDIIEEPKVGMVFKSQDELVAYYKGYGKQCGFGIMTQRSHRFEDGSLRYITLCCSRGGKARKRTTNVARPRPMSKTDCKTKINVTFMDGVFKLLSVHNSHNHSVSPQKSRFFRCNREVSESVKRVLDTNDQAGIRLNKSFAALVQEAGGFENLPFSEKDCRNYIDKARHLRLGKCGAEALRQYFARMQYKNDRFFSDIDHDDDGRLKNVFWVDARSRVAYKYWGDVVTFDTTYLTNRYGMPFAPFVGVNHHGQLILLGAGLISNEDTETFAWLFQTWLNCMDGEAPKAIITDQDRAMKNAIALVFPNTRHRYCLWHILKKVPEKLGSHHAYKTGLKTSLMKCVYDSQTIGEFENSWNVLITTYNLQKNAWLHSLYDEREFWVPVFLKEIFWAGMSTTQRSESMNAFFDGYVHSRTNLKEFVDQFDNALRKKVENENGADLHSFYVTIPVVSISPLEKIFQNIYTNAKFREVQKEIIGMVGVLPSLHRKDGVIATYHVEDEVAVDDFIKEVTQTVYFNEAECDVKCSCALFEMRGILCRHVLAIMRVNKVKKVPEKYILDRWRKDIKRTYTLIRSSYDSVDARPKVSRYSRIMKVCYEVATNAASSDKNAEDMIHKLHEMNLGYLTNKLPLQTFSNVAVTPVNTTIEGSSKKVLSPLQVRGKGRPPFLRKKSMIERVRLTTKKATQQRKRKQPHVGETCRNLFGHVDIGTEEVIHIQQPQNTTEVLEYGGTQFGFAMSEIQESVHIGVDGIQLESLSGKQTWL, translated from the exons ATGgagaaaggaaaagggaaagagCATGCATCTCCTATAACGCCTCTTGCCACTAATCCATCAATGAATCCATCAACTCAG GTGATACCGAGACCATTTTATACATATTTGTCAACATCTCCTACCACAAATGCATCTACCAATCCAACAACCCAG GTCATACCAATATCATTTTATCCAGATTTCTCAAGTTATATGCATGGGGGCCATGCACCAATGCCACATGCTCTGTTACCACCTTTCTTACCTTGTCCTAATGCCAACCTATCGTCATGGACTTGTCAG GAAAACCTTATGCCAGAATTTCAATCATCAGCTCCCCCCTCTTTGATTGGTACTCCATCTGCAAGCTCCAGCCGTGTTGAAGAAATTCAAGAGCCCACACCTGACTCGAGGGAGGTTGAAATATTCTCTACATCCTCTGAATCCGAAGATAACAATGAGGCCGAGATAGAAAATACAATGCATAATGAGGGGGTCGATATCATTGAGGAGCCGAAGGTGGGGATGGTATTCAAATCTCAAGACGAGTTAGTGGCATATTATAAAGGTTATGGGAAACAATGCGGTTTTGGGATAATGACTCAAAGGAGTCATAGGTTTGAGGATGGGAGCCTCAGATATATCACGCTTTGTTGTTCTCGTGGTGGGAAGGCAAGGAAGCGTACGACAAATGTTGCGAGGCCGCGTCCGATGTCAAAGACTGACTGTAAGACAAAGATAAATGTTACGTTCATGGATGGAGTTTTCAAGTTGTTGAGTGTTCACAATTCCCACAATCACAGCGTAAGTCCACAGAAGTCGAGATTCTTTCGCtgtaatagagaagtgagcGAGTCTGTTAAGAGAGTATTAGATACAAATGATCAAGCTGGCATTAGACTAAACAAGAGTTTTGCAGCACTTGTGCAAGAAGCGGGTGGGTTTGAGAACTTGCCTTTCAGTGAGAAAGATTGCAGAAATTATATTGATAAGGCACGCCACCTTCGACTTGGGAAATGTGGCGCTGAAGCCCTTCGTCAGTATTTTGCTAGGATGCAGTACAAAAATGATAGATTCTTTTCAGACATCGACCACGATGATGATGGAAGGTTGAAGAATGTCTTCTGGGTAGATGCACGGAGCAGGGTAGCCTATAAATATTGGGGTGATGTTGTGACATTTGACACCACATACCTGACAAATAGGTATGGAATGCCGTTTGCAccgtttgttggtgtaaaccaccatggtcAGTTAATCCTTCTGGGGGCAGGATTGATTTCTAACGAGGATACGGAAACATTTGCATGGCTGTTTCAGACTTGGCTAAACTGTATGGATGGGGAAGCGCCAAAGGCCATTATCACAGATCAAGATAGAGCTATGAAGAATGCAATTGCTCTTGTCTTCCCCAATACACGACACAGATATTGTTTGTGGCATATTCTTAAAAAAGTACCTGAGAAACTTGGTTCCCATCATGCCTACAAAACTGGGTTGAAAACTAGTTTGATGAAGTGTGTGTATGACTCTCAAACCATAGGGGAGTTTGAAAATAGTTGGAATGTGTTAATTACCACTTACAATTTGCAAAAAAATGCTTGGTTGCATAGTTTATATGATGAGCGTGAGTTTTGGGTACCAGTATTCTTGAAAGAAATCTTTTGGGCTGGGATGAGTACAACACAAcgaagcgagagcatgaatgctttcTTTGATGGCTACGTACACTCAAGGacaaacttaaaagagtttgtCGATCAATTTGATAATGCATTGCGAAAGaaggttgaaaatgaaaatggggCGGACTTACATTCATTCTACGTCACAATTCCCGTCGTCTCGATCTCTCCACTTGAAAAGATATTTCAGAACATATACACTAATGCtaaatttagagaagttcaAAAAGAGATAATCGGGATGGTTGGTGTTCTTCCAAGTCTACATCGAAAAGATGGTGTAATCGCAACGTAtcatgtagaagatgaagttgcTGTTGATGATTTCATCAAAGAGGTGACCCAAACAGTGTACTTCAATGAGGCTGAATGTGATGTGAAGTGTTCATGCGCACTGTTTGAAATGAGAGGGATATTGTGTCGACATGTATTGGCTATTATGAGAGTTAACAAAGTGAAAAAAGTGccagaaaaatacatattagatCGATGGAGAAAGGACATTAAACGGACATACACTCTTATTCGAAGTTCTTATGACTCAGTTGATGCGAGGCCAAAAGTGAGTAGATATTCACGTATCATGAAGGTATGCTACGAGGTTGCCACAAATGCAGCGTCATCTGATAAGAATGCCGAGGATATGATACATAAGTTACATGAAATGAACCTCGGCTACCTCACCAACAAGTTGCCCCTTCAAACTTTTTCCAACGTTGCAGTTACACCTGTCAATACCACCATAGAGGGGAGTTCAAAAAAAGTACTGAGTCCCCTTCAAGTGAGAGGGAAAGGCAGACCACCATTTCTCAGGAAGAAATCAATGATTGAGCGGGTTAGACTGACAACGAAGAAGGCTACTCAACAGAGAAAACGTAAACAG cCGCATGTAGGAGAAACATGCAGAAATTTATTTGGACATGTAGATATTGGGACTGAAGAGGTAATTCACATTCAG CAACCACAAAATACTACAGAGGTGTTGGAATATGGTGGAACCCAGTTTGGTTTTGCAATGAGTGAGATTCAAGAAAGT GTACATATTGGGGTAGATGGAATCCAATTGGAATCGTTGTCTGGGAAACAGACATGGTTATAA